The proteins below come from a single Actinomycetota bacterium genomic window:
- a CDS encoding ATP-dependent helicase, producing MVITPGRLRDLIGVPLSDDQLEAATAPLAPGVIVAGAGTGKTTVMAARVMWLVLTGQVAPEAVLGLTFTTKAAAELHGRVRDLLRRNAQRAELPRAEVEPTVTTYHAFADRLVAEHGLRLGLEPSARLLTDGARHQVAYRVLCRTGRPLRSWHTRPVHLVGQLLALDDALTEHAVAPEDLIAEDEALVALVADDGRPQRIAVDMAATARRRIELAELVVEFREAKAAAGVLDFADQLRLATMLARRCPEVVADCRSRAAVVLLDEYQDTSVTQRLLLQHLFGGGHPVTAVGDPCQAIYAWRGASVHNIDTFAEHFPGSSAVGQPRPTRRFSLRDNRRSASAVIDVANRVAAPLRSYHAGVRALLGGAGKGGGELRYGLFDTHAAELDWIAGQVVDLQQSGRGWSDIAILCRAASEFPALAAALAARDVPVEVVGWAGLLQLPDVADVVSVLQILHDPTANAALVRLLTGPRWAIGPRDLAALGRRARALAGPTVGGRRPGRDRVSGDHLAEDAAGSDPVAAQGSDPGRDGLSAALRRVVEGSDAADAVALADALDDLGDEPVSSAARQRFSALAAELRELRRYVGEPLGDLVHRVVAVTGLDVELAAAIGDSAGQRQAAVAALVELAAEYRDVDGRAGLGGFLAWIADLDRFDVAVGVPQPPRIDAVQVLTVHRAKGLEFPVVVLPSLCRKVFPSDRSQDRWPTSPVALPYAVRHEPAPQALAAFPGPDGPRRVDHQQFATDSAQLELLDETRLAYVAVTRAEEVLVASGHWWGPTQSTPRGPSPFLEQIRAVADVLGQPPGPWAPAPGPDGRNPAVDADRVVAWPVPLDVARAAPRRALAEAVAAQLDTAHGDTDWLPDPAEQLGLNAADRGVLAEWDADVRTLLTELRRDEGGDRVVHLPAALTATQLQQLARDPTGLARALVRPMPRPPAARAVQGTRLHAWIETQYGQRPLLDPAELPGAADDGIDSDIDLRDLQEAFLDTDYAARTPVAIEEPFAVLLGGRVVRGRIDAVFHTPGGGWEVVDWKTGRAASADPLQLAIYRLAWAERVGVEPDQVEATFLHLRTRTTSTPAGLPGRAELTALLTGTGSADQSGSVDGAAGTAA from the coding sequence ATGGTGATCACTCCGGGTCGATTGCGCGACCTCATCGGCGTACCGCTGTCCGACGACCAGCTTGAGGCTGCCACCGCACCACTCGCGCCCGGCGTGATCGTGGCTGGCGCCGGGACCGGCAAGACGACGGTGATGGCCGCCCGGGTGATGTGGCTCGTGTTGACCGGTCAGGTGGCGCCGGAGGCTGTGCTCGGTCTCACCTTCACGACCAAGGCCGCTGCCGAACTGCATGGCCGGGTCCGGGACCTGTTGCGGCGCAATGCGCAACGGGCTGAGCTGCCCCGCGCCGAGGTCGAGCCGACCGTCACGACGTACCACGCGTTCGCCGACCGGCTCGTCGCCGAACACGGGCTTCGGCTGGGCCTGGAGCCGTCGGCGCGGCTGCTCACCGACGGTGCCCGCCACCAAGTCGCGTACCGCGTGCTGTGCCGGACGGGCCGGCCACTGCGCTCCTGGCACACCCGTCCCGTGCATCTGGTCGGTCAGTTGCTTGCTCTTGACGACGCCCTCACCGAGCACGCCGTCGCCCCGGAGGACCTCATCGCCGAGGACGAGGCGCTGGTTGCCCTCGTCGCCGACGACGGTCGGCCGCAACGGATCGCCGTCGACATGGCCGCCACCGCGCGACGGCGGATCGAACTCGCCGAACTGGTCGTCGAGTTCCGCGAAGCCAAGGCGGCCGCCGGAGTGCTGGACTTCGCCGACCAGCTGCGGCTGGCGACGATGCTCGCGCGGCGCTGCCCGGAGGTTGTCGCGGACTGTCGATCCCGGGCCGCTGTCGTGCTGCTCGACGAGTATCAGGACACCTCGGTGACGCAGCGCCTGTTGCTGCAACACCTGTTCGGCGGTGGGCATCCGGTGACTGCCGTGGGCGACCCGTGTCAGGCGATCTATGCCTGGCGCGGCGCCAGTGTGCACAACATCGACACCTTCGCCGAGCACTTCCCGGGTTCGTCGGCGGTGGGCCAGCCACGGCCCACCCGTCGGTTCTCGTTGCGGGACAACCGGCGATCCGCGTCCGCCGTGATCGACGTCGCTAACCGCGTCGCTGCCCCGTTGCGGTCGTATCACGCTGGTGTCCGCGCGCTGCTCGGCGGTGCAGGCAAGGGCGGGGGCGAGCTGCGATACGGGCTGTTCGACACCCATGCCGCGGAACTGGACTGGATCGCCGGCCAGGTCGTGGACCTGCAGCAGAGTGGGCGGGGCTGGTCGGACATCGCGATCCTCTGCCGGGCCGCCAGCGAGTTTCCCGCCCTCGCCGCAGCATTGGCCGCGCGCGACGTACCGGTCGAGGTGGTCGGCTGGGCCGGTCTGTTGCAACTGCCGGACGTCGCTGACGTCGTCAGCGTGCTGCAGATCCTGCACGACCCGACCGCCAACGCCGCGCTCGTCCGGTTGCTCACCGGTCCCCGCTGGGCGATCGGTCCGCGTGACTTGGCCGCGCTCGGTCGCCGTGCCCGCGCTCTTGCCGGTCCGACCGTCGGCGGGCGCCGCCCGGGTCGGGATCGTGTGAGCGGCGACCATCTCGCCGAGGACGCAGCAGGCTCGGATCCGGTGGCAGCGCAGGGATCTGACCCGGGGCGCGACGGCTTGTCGGCGGCGCTGCGCCGGGTCGTCGAGGGATCTGACGCCGCCGATGCGGTGGCGCTCGCCGACGCGCTGGACGACCTCGGCGACGAGCCGGTGTCGTCGGCGGCGCGGCAGCGGTTCTCCGCGTTGGCCGCCGAACTGCGTGAACTGCGCCGGTACGTCGGTGAACCGTTGGGAGATCTCGTCCACCGGGTCGTCGCGGTCACCGGGCTCGACGTGGAACTCGCCGCGGCTATCGGGGACAGCGCCGGTCAGCGCCAGGCGGCCGTGGCGGCGCTGGTCGAGCTGGCCGCCGAGTACCGCGATGTGGACGGCCGCGCCGGTCTGGGTGGATTCCTGGCGTGGATCGCCGACCTGGATCGGTTCGATGTCGCCGTCGGGGTCCCGCAGCCGCCTCGCATCGACGCGGTCCAGGTGCTTACCGTCCATCGGGCGAAGGGACTGGAGTTTCCCGTCGTCGTCCTGCCGTCCCTGTGCCGCAAGGTGTTCCCGTCCGACCGCAGCCAGGACCGCTGGCCGACCTCGCCGGTGGCCCTGCCGTACGCCGTACGCCACGAGCCAGCGCCGCAGGCTCTGGCGGCCTTCCCGGGTCCGGACGGCCCACGCCGCGTCGACCATCAGCAGTTCGCGACCGACAGCGCGCAACTGGAACTGCTCGACGAGACCCGGCTGGCGTACGTCGCGGTCACCCGAGCGGAGGAGGTGCTGGTCGCCAGCGGTCACTGGTGGGGTCCCACCCAGTCGACGCCCCGGGGACCCAGCCCCTTCCTGGAGCAGATCCGGGCCGTCGCTGACGTCCTCGGACAGCCGCCCGGTCCGTGGGCACCGGCGCCGGGTCCCGACGGTCGCAACCCCGCGGTCGACGCGGACCGTGTCGTGGCCTGGCCCGTGCCACTCGACGTCGCCCGTGCGGCGCCTCGGCGCGCTCTCGCCGAGGCGGTGGCCGCGCAGCTCGATACAGCTCACGGCGACACCGACTGGCTGCCGGACCCCGCCGAGCAGTTGGGTTTGAACGCCGCGGACCGGGGCGTTCTGGCCGAGTGGGACGCCGACGTACGGACCCTCCTGACCGAACTCCGGCGAGATGAGGGCGGTGACCGCGTCGTCCACTTGCCCGCGGCCCTCACGGCCACGCAGCTGCAGCAGCTGGCCCGCGACCCGACCGGTCTTGCCCGGGCCCTGGTCCGGCCGATGCCGCGACCGCCGGCCGCGCGCGCCGTGCAGGGGACCCGGCTCCATGCGTGGATCGAGACCCAGTACGGCCAACGACCGCTGCTCGATCCTGCGGAACTGCCCGGTGCTGCAGACGACGGCATCGACAGCGACATCGATCTTCGTGACCTGCAGGAAGCCTTCCTGGACACCGACTATGCGGCGCGGACCCCGGTCGCCATCGAGGAGCCCTTCGCCGTCCTGCTCGGCGGACGGGTGGTTCGCGGCCGCATCGACGCGGTGTTCCATACCCCGGGCGGCGGTTGGGAGGTCGTCGACTGGAAAACCGGACGAGCCGCCTCAGCCGATCCGCTCCAGCTGGCGATCTACCGGTTGGCCTGGGCCGAGCGCGTCGGCGTCGAACCCGACCAAGTGGAGGCGACGTTCCTGCACCTGCGGACCCGCACCACGTCGACGCCGGCCGGACTGCCGGGTCGAGCGGAGTTGACGGCACTGCTCACCGGCACCGGGTCCGCCGACCAGAGCGGCTCCGTCGACGGCGCGGCGGGGACGGCGGCGTGA